In Pseudodesulfovibrio hydrargyri, a single window of DNA contains:
- a CDS encoding zinc-dependent alcohol dehydrogenase family protein, whose product MKAMLLTEYGGEYPFAERDVPVPEPGPGEVLVRVAGTSLNPIDNKIATLGAALAFAPDPPALLGMDMSGVVEAAGPGATRFQAGDRVFGCPGGVRGLPGTLAEYVVADERLLARAPENMDLVDAGAVPLVATTAWLGLFDKAGLTSGERLLVHGGAGGVGHMAVQLGVHAGAEVFATISSPDKAAVVEALGGTPIDYTAVDVDAYVGECTGGRGFDAVFDTVGGPVLDDSFKAARMGGRVISTNTRSTHDLGPLHAKSLSLHVVFMLLPLVTGEGRERHGEILDRVAGLIDADELAVLLDERRFGFRDIAKAHRYWEQGRALGKIGISVED is encoded by the coding sequence ATGAAAGCCATGCTGCTGACGGAATACGGTGGGGAATATCCCTTTGCGGAGCGCGACGTGCCCGTGCCCGAACCCGGGCCGGGCGAGGTCCTGGTCCGCGTGGCCGGGACCAGCCTCAACCCCATCGACAACAAGATCGCCACCTTGGGCGCGGCCCTGGCCTTTGCGCCCGATCCGCCCGCCCTGCTGGGTATGGACATGTCCGGCGTGGTTGAGGCGGCAGGGCCCGGCGCGACCCGCTTCCAGGCCGGCGACCGGGTGTTCGGCTGCCCGGGCGGGGTAAGGGGGCTGCCCGGCACCCTGGCCGAATACGTGGTCGCGGACGAGCGGCTGCTGGCCCGCGCGCCCGAGAACATGGATCTGGTGGACGCCGGGGCCGTGCCCCTGGTGGCCACCACGGCGTGGCTGGGCCTGTTCGACAAGGCCGGGCTGACCTCCGGCGAGCGGCTTCTGGTCCATGGCGGGGCCGGGGGCGTGGGGCACATGGCCGTGCAACTCGGGGTTCACGCCGGGGCCGAGGTCTTCGCCACGATCTCGTCCCCGGACAAGGCGGCCGTGGTCGAGGCCCTGGGCGGCACGCCCATCGACTACACGGCCGTGGATGTGGACGCGTACGTCGGCGAATGCACCGGCGGCCGGGGATTCGACGCGGTTTTCGACACCGTGGGCGGCCCGGTCCTGGACGACTCCTTCAAGGCGGCCCGCATGGGCGGCCGGGTAATCTCCACCAACACCCGCTCCACCCATGACCTGGGGCCGCTGCACGCCAAAAGCCTGTCCCTGCACGTGGTCTTCATGCTTCTGCCCCTGGTCACGGGTGAAGGCAGGGAGCGGCACGGCGAGATCCTGGACCGGGTGGCCGGGCTGATCGACGCGGACGAACTGGCCGTGCTCCTGGACGAGCGCCGCTTCGGCTTCCGCGACATCGCCAAGGCCCACCGCTACTGGGAACAGGGCCGGGCCCTGGGCAAGATCGGGATTTCGGTCGAGGACTGA
- a CDS encoding HlyD family type I secretion periplasmic adaptor subunit, protein MSQKFDRETLLFMSEVDQAMYGRGHRLAYLMSTAILLLMVLFILWANWAMLDERTRGFGRVIPSQRIQEIQNLEGGIMNELFVQEGQTVEKGDILCRLSNEQAASYYRDAQSKALEHQAAIARLTAEANGTDEPDFPADVVEKAPQLVEDQRRIFMAQRNKLNIDIGLLEDQYQQRQQEVNEMVARRNQLRQSLEVAEKQRDIAKPLVEKHIHSELDYLRLEQTVVQLHGDMQALTLGIPRVQRAAKEAKGRIDQARAEYRANALEEINARRQELNSILENLSSGGDRVTRTDVRSPVRGVVKHIMVNTIGGVIRPGESIMEVVPLDDTLLVEAEVKPSDIAFLHPGQRAKVKITAYDFSIYGGLDGTVENISADTIEDEKGESHYLVKVRTKENAITYRGQQLPIIPGMTASVDILTGRKSVLAYLLKPLLKAKQNALRER, encoded by the coding sequence ATGAGTCAGAAATTCGATAGAGAAACGCTGCTGTTCATGAGCGAGGTGGACCAGGCCATGTACGGCAGGGGCCACAGGCTCGCCTACCTCATGTCCACCGCCATCCTGCTGCTGATGGTCCTCTTCATCCTGTGGGCCAACTGGGCCATGCTCGACGAGCGCACGCGCGGCTTCGGCCGGGTCATCCCGTCCCAGCGCATCCAGGAGATCCAGAACCTGGAGGGCGGGATCATGAACGAGCTCTTCGTCCAGGAGGGCCAGACCGTGGAGAAGGGCGACATCCTCTGCCGCCTGTCCAACGAACAGGCCGCCAGCTACTACCGCGACGCCCAGAGCAAGGCCCTGGAGCACCAGGCGGCCATCGCCCGGCTCACGGCCGAGGCCAACGGCACGGACGAACCGGATTTCCCGGCCGACGTGGTCGAAAAGGCGCCGCAGCTGGTCGAGGACCAGCGGCGCATCTTCATGGCCCAGCGCAACAAGCTGAACATCGACATCGGCCTGCTCGAGGACCAGTACCAGCAGCGCCAGCAGGAAGTGAACGAGATGGTCGCCCGGCGCAACCAGCTGCGCCAGAGCCTGGAGGTGGCCGAGAAGCAGCGCGACATCGCCAAGCCCCTGGTGGAAAAGCACATCCACTCCGAACTCGACTACCTGCGCCTGGAGCAGACCGTGGTCCAGCTGCACGGCGACATGCAGGCCCTGACCCTGGGCATCCCCCGCGTGCAGCGCGCGGCCAAGGAGGCCAAGGGGCGCATCGACCAGGCCAGGGCCGAGTACCGGGCCAACGCCCTGGAGGAGATCAACGCCCGCAGGCAGGAGCTCAACTCCATCCTGGAGAACCTGAGTTCCGGCGGCGACCGCGTGACCCGCACCGACGTGCGCTCGCCGGTCCGGGGCGTGGTCAAGCACATCATGGTCAACACCATCGGCGGCGTCATCCGGCCCGGCGAGTCCATCATGGAGGTCGTGCCCCTGGACGACACCCTGCTGGTCGAGGCCGAGGTCAAGCCTTCGGACATCGCCTTTTTGCATCCCGGCCAGAGGGCCAAGGTCAAGATCACGGCCTACGACTTTTCCATCTACGGCGGCCTGGACGGCACCGTGGAGAACATCTCGGCCGACACCATCGAGGACGAGAAGGGCGAGAGCCACTATCTGGTCAAGGTGCGCACCAAGGAAAACGCCATCACCTACCGGGGCCAGCAGCTGCCCATTATCCCGGGCATGACCGCGAGCGTGGACATCCTGACCGGCCGCAAGTCGGTCCTGGCCTACCTGCTCAAGCCGCTGCTCAAGGCCAAGCAGAACGCGCTTCGGGAACGATGA
- a CDS encoding YgiQ family radical SAM protein — MPPLRQPEVLPMSREEMDALGWEELDILLVSGDAYVDHPSFGAPLLGRWLVRHGFRTGICAQPAWDRPDDILRLGRPRLFAGVTAGSLDSMLAHYTAFRKKRSDDAYTPGGKAGARPNRACIAYTNAVQRAFPGLPVILGGIEASLRRISHYDFWSDSVRKSVLLDSKATAITYGMAENSIVTLARTIATILDETGEVDLRALRPQLAGLPGLAVAGTKDDIPEGAEVIELPSHEAILDDPKQLIEATKLLEKQVHQNKAWAVQATGGRMVLVAPPGPLLDTAGLDELSGLPFTRLPHPAYRERIPAADMIRTSVTTHRGCSGGCSFCTLALHQGRTIRSRSKKSILGEVRAITEVKGWTGSISDVGGPSANMWGAHCASDQSACERPSCLTPRICKHYRVAQRDFISLLRAVSDVNSVDHVRVASGWRIDLAVTDMQALTTMIREFVGGQAKVAPEHQVDHVLKLMRKPGFETFETFLDLFDKESKKAGKKQYVIPYLMSAFPGCTEEDMRALHAWLDARGWKPEQVQCFIPLPGTAAAAMFHAQCDMRGEPIYVAKTDAERLRQHAILMPDTGRVPGGKGRGGQERRGKGRKRPRSGDERRARR; from the coding sequence ATGCCTCCCCTCCGCCAGCCCGAAGTCCTGCCCATGTCCCGCGAGGAGATGGACGCGCTCGGCTGGGAGGAGCTGGATATTCTCCTGGTCTCGGGCGACGCCTACGTGGACCATCCGTCTTTCGGCGCGCCCCTGCTCGGGCGCTGGCTGGTCCGCCACGGCTTCCGCACCGGCATCTGCGCCCAGCCCGCCTGGGATCGGCCCGACGACATCCTGCGCCTGGGCCGCCCGAGGCTCTTCGCGGGCGTCACCGCCGGGTCGCTGGACTCCATGCTGGCCCACTACACGGCCTTCCGCAAGAAGCGCTCGGACGACGCCTACACCCCGGGCGGCAAGGCGGGCGCGCGTCCCAACCGGGCGTGCATCGCCTACACCAACGCCGTGCAGCGTGCCTTCCCCGGCCTGCCGGTGATCCTGGGCGGCATCGAGGCGTCGCTGCGGCGCATCTCCCACTACGATTTCTGGTCCGACTCGGTGCGCAAATCCGTGCTGCTCGATTCCAAGGCCACGGCCATCACCTACGGCATGGCCGAGAATTCCATCGTCACCCTGGCCCGGACCATCGCGACCATCCTGGACGAGACCGGCGAGGTGGACCTGCGCGCCCTGCGCCCCCAGCTGGCCGGGCTGCCCGGCCTGGCCGTGGCCGGGACCAAGGACGACATCCCGGAGGGAGCCGAGGTCATCGAGCTGCCCTCCCACGAAGCGATCCTGGACGACCCGAAACAGCTCATCGAGGCCACCAAACTGCTCGAAAAACAGGTCCATCAAAACAAGGCCTGGGCCGTGCAGGCAACCGGCGGCCGGATGGTCCTGGTCGCCCCGCCCGGCCCCTTGCTCGACACGGCGGGGTTGGACGAACTGTCCGGGCTGCCCTTCACGCGGCTGCCCCACCCGGCCTACAGGGAGCGTATCCCGGCTGCGGACATGATCCGGACCAGCGTGACCACCCACCGGGGCTGTTCGGGCGGCTGCTCGTTCTGCACCCTGGCCCTGCACCAGGGGCGGACCATCCGCTCGCGCAGCAAAAAGTCCATCCTGGGCGAGGTCAGGGCCATCACCGAGGTCAAGGGATGGACCGGGTCCATCTCGGACGTGGGCGGCCCGAGCGCCAACATGTGGGGCGCGCACTGCGCCTCCGACCAGTCGGCCTGCGAGCGGCCCAGCTGCCTGACCCCGCGCATCTGCAAGCACTACCGCGTGGCCCAGCGCGACTTCATCTCCCTGCTGCGGGCCGTGTCCGACGTCAACTCCGTGGACCACGTGCGCGTGGCCTCGGGCTGGCGCATCGACCTGGCCGTGACCGACATGCAGGCGTTGACCACCATGATCCGCGAGTTCGTGGGCGGACAGGCCAAGGTCGCGCCCGAGCACCAGGTGGACCACGTGCTGAAACTCATGCGCAAGCCCGGCTTCGAGACCTTCGAAACCTTCCTGGACCTGTTCGACAAGGAGTCGAAAAAGGCCGGGAAGAAGCAGTACGTCATCCCCTACCTCATGTCCGCCTTCCCGGGCTGCACCGAGGAGGACATGCGCGCCCTGCACGCCTGGCTCGACGCGCGCGGCTGGAAGCCCGAGCAGGTCCAGTGTTTCATCCCCCTGCCCGGCACCGCGGCGGCGGCCATGTTCCACGCCCAATGCGACATGCGGGGCGAGCCCATATACGTGGCCAAGACCGACGCGGAGCGGTTGCGCCAGCACGCCATCCTCATGCCGGACACCGGGCGCGTCCCCGGCGGCAAGGGGCGCGGTGGCCAGGAACGGCGCGGCAAGGGACGGAAACGGCCCCGGTCCGGCGACGAGCGCCGCGCCCGCAGATGA
- a CDS encoding sigma 54-interacting transcriptional regulator, whose protein sequence is MLANVPGLKLSALQSICQVIDQAIDLQSALDGVLKILSEQLSMQRATVTLFDPETGQLSINASYGLTIEEKRRGVYRLDEGVTGRIFQTGEPYYVPDIDKEPLFLDKTGSRRVKRGMISFIGVPIILHGDPIGVLNVDRLFEDEISYEEDVDFLKVVATLIGQFLSLNEKIMAREAALKRENTSLKYQISKNSKGPYIVGQSSAMVEVQRQMEKVSPTRATVLLLGESGVGKTLIARIIHELSERKGNPFIKVNCASIPCNLLESELFGHEKGAFTGATGTRPGRFEEADTGTIFLDEIGELPMGLQAKLLRVLQDKELERLGSNRTRTIDVRILAATNRDLGHLVERGRFRLDLYYRLNVFPIRVPALRERKEDITGLLNHFLHKMASDYGRSIHLTSTALDALIRYDWPGNVREMQNLIERLVIMSEEDRISLEFLKSYLAPGQSATVQEAIPMSEDAPRHTSLKEFERNEVMAALERSGWVQYKAAEALGLSARQMGYRVKKYGLESMIAEGRAKLRRIKEGQT, encoded by the coding sequence ATGCTAGCCAACGTCCCAGGATTAAAACTGTCGGCCCTGCAGTCCATCTGCCAGGTCATCGACCAGGCCATAGACCTGCAGTCGGCACTGGACGGCGTCCTGAAAATCCTTTCCGAACAGCTGTCCATGCAGCGCGCCACGGTCACCCTCTTCGACCCCGAGACGGGCCAGCTGTCCATCAACGCCTCCTACGGCCTGACCATCGAGGAGAAGCGGCGCGGCGTCTACAGGCTCGACGAGGGCGTCACCGGCCGCATCTTCCAGACCGGCGAACCGTACTACGTGCCGGACATCGACAAGGAGCCGCTGTTCCTCGACAAGACCGGATCGCGCCGGGTCAAGCGCGGCATGATCTCGTTCATCGGCGTGCCGATCATCCTGCACGGCGACCCCATCGGCGTGCTCAACGTGGACCGGCTGTTCGAGGACGAAATCAGCTACGAGGAGGACGTGGACTTCCTCAAGGTCGTGGCCACGCTCATCGGCCAGTTCCTCAGCCTGAACGAGAAGATCATGGCCCGCGAGGCCGCGCTCAAGCGCGAGAACACCTCGCTAAAATACCAGATTTCCAAGAATTCCAAGGGCCCGTACATCGTGGGCCAGAGTTCGGCCATGGTCGAGGTCCAGCGCCAGATGGAAAAGGTCTCGCCCACCCGGGCCACGGTCCTGCTGCTCGGCGAATCCGGCGTGGGCAAGACGCTCATCGCCCGGATCATCCACGAACTGTCCGAGCGCAAGGGCAACCCGTTCATCAAGGTCAACTGCGCATCCATTCCCTGCAACCTCCTGGAATCCGAGCTCTTCGGGCACGAGAAAGGAGCCTTCACCGGGGCCACGGGCACGCGGCCCGGCCGGTTCGAGGAAGCGGATACCGGGACCATCTTCCTGGACGAAATCGGCGAACTGCCCATGGGCTTGCAGGCCAAGCTGCTGCGCGTGCTCCAGGACAAGGAATTGGAGCGGCTCGGCTCCAACCGGACCCGGACCATCGACGTGCGCATCCTGGCCGCCACCAACCGCGACCTCGGCCACCTGGTGGAGCGCGGACGGTTCCGCCTGGACCTCTACTACCGCCTGAACGTCTTCCCCATCCGCGTGCCCGCCCTGCGCGAGCGCAAGGAGGACATCACCGGCCTGCTCAACCATTTCCTGCACAAGATGGCCAGCGACTACGGCCGGAGCATCCACCTGACCTCCACGGCCCTGGACGCGCTCATCCGCTACGACTGGCCAGGCAACGTGCGCGAGATGCAGAATCTCATCGAGCGGCTGGTGATCATGTCCGAAGAGGATCGCATCAGCCTGGAATTTCTCAAGTCCTACCTCGCGCCCGGACAGTCCGCCACGGTCCAGGAAGCCATCCCCATGTCCGAGGACGCGCCGCGCCACACCTCGCTCAAGGAGTTCGAGCGCAACGAGGTCATGGCCGCGTTGGAGCGCAGCGGCTGGGTCCAGTACAAGGCCGCCGAGGCGCTGGGGCTGTCCGCCCGCCAGATGGGCTACCGGGTCAAGAAGTACGGGCTCGAATCCATGATCGCCGAGGGCAGGGCCAAGCTGCGGCGCATCAAGGAAGGCCAGACCTAA
- a CDS encoding type I secretion system permease/ATPase, which yields MPPGMAAMPGMQKPIRVETDERLTPKDIDFQPPLVICLSIISRLLGKPVSSATLKAGIPQQEGVITAASIVRSAERIGIKAKTVYREKLQAITKLVMPCILLLRGGNACVLLDFTGNMARVIVPGHGMDETEIPIATLDEEYTGYAIFCHRTSKLDKRASELKLLKTKRWFWGVIGKFWPIYKHVIGASIMTNIIIIGSPLFVMNVYDRVIPNNATETLWALAIGIAIAYLFDFLLKNLRSYFVDVAGRNADVLIGSKIMNHLTSARLDYMPESAGAVANNIREFESLREFFGSSSLVALIDLPFLILFICVIYYIGGPIAYPIFVAVPLVILVGVFMQIPFQRIIENHYKESTQKYALLFEVVQGLETIKTSMAEGRIQARWENVVGLSAHSNSHAKTIANVSISFSVFVTQMVSVAVVITGVYLISKGELTVGGLIACNILSGRSMAPLSAVAGLLSRFQQSRMALNALDMLMEMPSERPDDKETFHYGAIEPSVTLTDVAFSYPGTDKAVLHDINLKLKPGEKVGIVGRTGAGKTTLGKLCVGLYQPIEGSVQVGDIDLRQMDVADLRRKVGYISQDSLLFYGTLKDNIAFGLPEADDQSINAAAEISGVNDFVRDHPAGFGMMVGERGTSLSGGQRQAVTIARAILPDPEILIMDEPSSNMDNQSEYRLKERLKEYIEDKTLIVITHRHSMLDLVDRLVIMDRGRIVVDGPKKAVLDGLRSGQIKVSL from the coding sequence ATGCCCCCGGGCATGGCCGCAATGCCGGGCATGCAGAAGCCCATCCGGGTGGAGACCGATGAGCGGCTGACTCCCAAGGATATCGACTTCCAGCCGCCCCTGGTCATCTGCCTGTCGATCATCAGCCGTCTGCTCGGCAAGCCGGTTTCCTCGGCCACCCTGAAGGCGGGCATCCCCCAGCAGGAGGGGGTCATCACCGCCGCCTCCATCGTCCGCTCGGCCGAGCGCATCGGCATCAAGGCCAAGACCGTGTACCGCGAAAAGCTCCAGGCCATCACCAAGCTGGTCATGCCCTGCATCCTGCTGCTGCGCGGCGGCAACGCCTGCGTGCTCCTGGACTTCACCGGCAACATGGCCCGGGTCATCGTGCCGGGCCACGGCATGGACGAGACCGAGATTCCCATCGCCACGCTCGACGAGGAGTACACCGGGTACGCCATCTTCTGCCATCGCACGTCCAAGCTGGACAAGCGGGCCAGCGAGCTCAAGCTGCTCAAGACCAAGCGCTGGTTCTGGGGCGTCATCGGCAAGTTCTGGCCCATATACAAGCACGTCATCGGCGCCTCGATCATGACCAACATCATCATCATCGGCTCGCCGCTGTTCGTCATGAACGTGTACGACCGGGTCATCCCCAACAACGCCACCGAGACTCTCTGGGCCCTGGCCATCGGCATCGCCATCGCCTACCTGTTCGATTTCCTGCTCAAGAACCTGCGCTCCTATTTCGTGGACGTGGCCGGGCGCAACGCCGACGTGCTCATCGGCTCCAAGATCATGAATCACCTGACCTCTGCGCGGCTGGACTACATGCCGGAGTCGGCGGGCGCGGTGGCCAACAACATTCGCGAATTCGAATCCCTGCGCGAGTTCTTCGGCTCGTCGTCGCTGGTGGCCCTCATCGACCTGCCGTTCCTGATCCTGTTCATCTGCGTCATCTACTACATTGGCGGGCCCATCGCCTATCCGATCTTCGTGGCCGTGCCCCTGGTCATCCTGGTGGGCGTGTTCATGCAGATTCCCTTCCAGCGGATCATCGAGAACCACTACAAGGAATCCACCCAGAAATACGCGCTCCTGTTCGAGGTCGTGCAGGGGCTGGAGACCATCAAGACCAGCATGGCCGAGGGCCGCATCCAGGCTCGCTGGGAGAACGTGGTCGGCCTGTCCGCCCACTCCAACAGCCACGCCAAGACCATCGCCAACGTGTCCATCTCCTTCTCGGTCTTCGTCACCCAGATGGTCTCCGTGGCCGTGGTCATCACCGGCGTGTATCTCATCTCCAAGGGCGAACTGACCGTGGGCGGGCTGATCGCCTGCAACATCCTTTCCGGCCGGTCCATGGCCCCGCTGTCCGCCGTGGCCGGGCTGCTCTCCCGCTTCCAGCAGTCCCGCATGGCCTTGAACGCCCTGGACATGCTCATGGAGATGCCGTCCGAGCGGCCCGACGACAAGGAGACTTTCCACTACGGGGCCATCGAACCGTCCGTGACCCTGACCGACGTGGCCTTCAGCTACCCCGGCACGGACAAGGCCGTGCTCCACGACATCAACCTCAAGCTCAAGCCGGGCGAGAAAGTCGGCATCGTGGGCCGCACCGGCGCGGGCAAGACCACGCTCGGCAAGCTCTGCGTGGGCCTCTACCAGCCGATCGAGGGCTCGGTGCAGGTGGGCGACATCGACCTGCGCCAGATGGACGTGGCCGACCTGCGCCGCAAGGTGGGCTACATCTCCCAGGACAGCCTGCTCTTTTACGGCACGCTCAAGGATAACATCGCGTTTGGCCTGCCCGAGGCGGACGACCAGTCCATCAACGCGGCGGCCGAGATATCCGGGGTCAACGACTTCGTCCGCGACCACCCGGCGGGCTTCGGCATGATGGTCGGCGAGCGGGGCACCTCCCTGTCCGGCGGCCAGCGCCAGGCCGTGACCATCGCCCGCGCCATCCTGCCCGACCCGGAAATCCTGATCATGGACGAGCCGTCGAGCAACATGGACAACCAGTCGGAATACCGCCTCAAGGAGCGGCTCAAGGAATACATCGAGGACAAGACGCTCATCGTCATCACCCATCGCCATTCCATGCTCGATCTCGTGGACCGGCTGGTGATCATGGACCGGGGCAGGATCGTCGTGGACGGGCCCAAGAAGGCCGTGCTGGACGGACTGCGGTCAGGTCAAATCAAGGTTTCCCTGTGA
- a CDS encoding HD domain-containing phosphohydrolase, with translation MAEHPTKTAEVPKSIGGAGQGVKIGVVLAFVLVISVGIALLAARAVRDNEASVLENQQKRFQLLTQGRTEVIASWLDNLSHQGDRLIKSDLFRLYASEVDTYAGDLSNLFGRLHADRSVEGQEGATLAEQLPMMENMLREFSTYAGFLNARILSRKGEAYIATDGYLPPMNQEQIGLATAAIKENGPRYSTLRKTAQGLEMDVFVPVYPPDAVGGTDEATGQKAVGVLMMTRQISGKITELLSNSPLAAKGEKTRLMQKSGAGYREIAPWTADGFLDVGFPVKVDEDGHIPFGMRPSIEDADTRVYSMGVRIPGPAWWLVQEIDYGQAMKPILDYDRTVYIVAGLGILTALLIAGLAWWILTGVQSQRIAEQFRALATQIEEQKLFIDSINANIDEFIVLKDAHGKFTYVNDAFASAAGRPKEELIGMDTAAVFGFDTAKRLESIDEVVVREKRQMTVSEPIFLRSRRHQFQVSKSPYCAKDGSCQGIVEVYRDVTEFVAAQERNKRLIRNAMEALGSTIEAADPYLGGHTKLLAGLSVEVAKAMHLSEMDIAEIETAANLSQIGKMFVPNDILTKPGKLTPEEMTVMEGHVEHAYRILKDIDIAEGVLTAIYQMNERLDGTGYPKKLNDGEIIVLARILAVLNSFCAMIRPRSYRGAKEPEQALEILSGESNRFDPAVVAALADVIRTPAGERLLADKD, from the coding sequence ATGGCTGAACATCCTACAAAGACCGCAGAGGTCCCCAAGTCCATCGGAGGGGCCGGACAGGGCGTCAAGATCGGCGTGGTCCTGGCCTTTGTGCTGGTCATCTCGGTGGGCATCGCCCTGCTGGCCGCAAGGGCCGTGCGGGACAACGAGGCCTCGGTGCTCGAGAACCAGCAGAAGCGATTTCAACTGCTGACCCAGGGGCGCACCGAGGTCATCGCCTCCTGGCTCGACAACTTGTCCCACCAGGGGGACCGGCTGATCAAGTCCGACCTCTTCCGGCTCTACGCCTCGGAGGTGGACACCTATGCGGGCGACCTGTCCAACCTCTTCGGTCGGCTGCATGCGGACCGGTCCGTGGAAGGACAGGAGGGCGCGACCCTGGCCGAGCAGCTGCCCATGATGGAGAACATGCTCCGCGAGTTCTCCACCTACGCGGGCTTCCTCAACGCCCGCATCCTGAGCCGCAAGGGCGAGGCGTACATCGCCACCGACGGCTACCTGCCGCCCATGAACCAGGAGCAGATCGGCCTGGCCACGGCCGCCATCAAGGAGAACGGGCCGCGGTATTCCACCCTGCGCAAGACCGCCCAGGGGCTGGAGATGGACGTCTTTGTGCCGGTCTACCCGCCCGACGCCGTGGGCGGCACGGATGAGGCCACCGGCCAGAAGGCCGTGGGCGTGCTCATGATGACCCGCCAGATTTCCGGCAAGATCACCGAGCTGCTGTCCAATTCGCCCCTGGCCGCCAAGGGCGAGAAGACCCGGCTCATGCAGAAGAGCGGGGCGGGCTACCGCGAGATCGCGCCCTGGACCGCCGACGGCTTCCTGGACGTGGGCTTCCCGGTCAAGGTCGACGAGGATGGCCATATCCCGTTCGGGATGCGGCCGAGCATCGAGGACGCGGACACCCGGGTCTACTCCATGGGCGTGCGCATCCCGGGTCCGGCCTGGTGGCTGGTCCAGGAGATCGACTACGGCCAGGCCATGAAGCCCATCCTCGACTATGACCGCACCGTCTACATCGTGGCCGGGCTGGGCATCCTGACCGCGCTGCTCATCGCCGGGCTGGCCTGGTGGATCCTGACCGGCGTGCAGAGCCAGCGCATCGCCGAGCAGTTCCGCGCCCTGGCCACCCAGATCGAGGAGCAGAAACTGTTCATCGACTCCATCAACGCCAACATCGACGAGTTCATCGTGCTCAAGGACGCCCACGGCAAGTTCACCTACGTCAACGACGCCTTCGCTTCGGCCGCCGGGCGGCCCAAGGAGGAGCTCATCGGCATGGACACGGCCGCCGTGTTCGGCTTCGACACGGCCAAGCGGCTGGAGTCCATCGACGAGGTGGTCGTGCGCGAAAAGCGCCAGATGACCGTCAGCGAGCCCATCTTCCTGCGCTCCCGCCGCCACCAGTTCCAGGTGTCCAAGTCGCCGTATTGCGCCAAGGACGGCTCCTGCCAGGGCATCGTCGAGGTCTACCGCGACGTGACCGAGTTCGTGGCCGCGCAGGAGCGGAACAAGCGGCTGATCAGGAACGCCATGGAGGCGCTGGGCTCGACCATCGAGGCCGCCGACCCGTACCTGGGCGGCCACACCAAGCTCTTGGCCGGGCTGTCCGTGGAGGTGGCCAAGGCCATGCACCTGTCCGAGATGGACATCGCCGAGATCGAGACCGCCGCCAACCTGTCCCAGATCGGCAAGATGTTCGTGCCCAACGATATCCTGACCAAGCCGGGCAAGCTCACCCCCGAGGAGATGACGGTCATGGAAGGGCACGTGGAGCACGCCTACCGCATCCTCAAGGACATCGACATAGCCGAGGGCGTGCTCACGGCCATCTACCAGATGAACGAGCGCCTCGACGGCACGGGCTACCCCAAGAAGCTGAACGACGGCGAGATCATCGTCCTGGCCCGCATCCTGGCCGTGCTCAACTCCTTCTGCGCCATGATCCGCCCCCGCTCCTACCGGGGCGCCAAGGAGCCGGAACAGGCCCTGGAAATCCTGTCCGGAGAAAGCAACCGCTTCGACCCCGCCGTGGTCGCGGCCCTGGCCGACGTCATCCGGACCCCGGCCGGGGAAAGGCTGCTCGCCGACAAGGATTAA
- a CDS encoding transglutaminase-like cysteine peptidase, whose protein sequence is MRAVRRGIYSALAAALCAACIAAAVIRPRAALAAEPAAAEVSAPKPDKRQLFGTMEFKGKLQKLPKWTGVLAKMKAWKGYFKDDRTANHPSKKAWETLKTQARGKSELDRLRAVTKFFNKWPYRLDKANWGVSDYWETPWEFLKKSGDCEDYSIAKFYALQELGFTGDQMRIVAVRDAIRGIGHAVLAVYAKDDIYILDNQTDMVLPHTKYKHYIPQYSVNEHYRWMHVAPQKRTTYEKAKQ, encoded by the coding sequence ATGAGGGCGGTGCGGAGGGGGATATACTCGGCGCTCGCGGCCGCGCTCTGCGCGGCCTGCATCGCCGCCGCCGTGATCCGGCCCAGGGCGGCCCTTGCGGCCGAACCCGCCGCGGCCGAGGTCTCTGCCCCTAAGCCCGACAAGCGCCAGCTCTTCGGGACCATGGAGTTCAAGGGCAAGCTGCAGAAGCTCCCCAAGTGGACCGGCGTGCTCGCCAAGATGAAGGCCTGGAAGGGCTATTTCAAGGACGACAGGACCGCCAACCATCCGTCGAAAAAGGCCTGGGAGACCCTCAAGACCCAGGCCCGGGGCAAGTCCGAGCTGGACCGGCTCAGGGCCGTGACCAAATTCTTCAACAAATGGCCGTACCGTCTGGACAAGGCCAACTGGGGCGTCAGCGACTATTGGGAGACGCCCTGGGAATTTCTCAAGAAATCGGGCGACTGCGAGGACTATTCCATCGCCAAGTTCTACGCCCTCCAGGAGCTCGGCTTCACCGGCGACCAGATGCGCATCGTGGCCGTCCGGGACGCCATCCGGGGCATCGGGCACGCCGTCCTGGCCGTCTACGCCAAGGACGACATCTACATCCTCGACAACCAGACCGACATGGTTCTGCCCCATACCAAGTACAAGCATTACATCCCGCAGTACTCGGTCAACGAGCACTACCGCTGGATGCACGTGGCCCCGCAGAAGCGGACCACCTATGAAAAGGCGAAGCAATAA